The proteins below are encoded in one region of Penicillium psychrofluorescens genome assembly, chromosome: 4:
- a CDS encoding uncharacterized protein (ID:PFLUO_007166-T1.cds;~source:funannotate) — protein MRWPPWSSPSTDDERDPKSSNVSGPSASIPATTNTQLDWAAFTEPRTLLPTLILTSGILLAVRFHRRYLRRIPDAPSISPSFLRRRSVFGPVTSVGDGDNFRIFHTPGGRLAGWGWLPWKKVPSTKKELKDNTIHIRLAGVDAPELAHFGRPEQPFARDAHVWLTQYLSNRRVRALVHRQDQYHRVVASVFVRRAFDLPPFRRRDVSYEMLKRGLATVYEAKVGSEFGGDDMEQQYRRAEWWAKVRAKGLWKDYRKIGSDWESPRDYKTRMGMGDPSSESNGKSKS, from the exons ATGCgatggccgccatggagcTCTCCGTCAACCGATGACGAGCGCGACCCGAAGTCCTCCAACGTGTCGGGCCCATCCGCGTCCATCCCCGCAACAACGAACACACAGCTCGACTGGGCTGCCTTCACCGAACCCCGGACTctcctcccaaccctcaTTCTCACGAGCGGAATTTTACTCGCTGTCCGTTTCCACCGCCGCTATCTGCGTCGCATCCCCGATGCGCCCAGCATCTCGCCGTCCTTCCTCCGTCGCCGCTCGGTCTTTGGGCCGGTGACCAgcgtcggtgatggtgataATTTCCGGATATTTCATACGCCTGGTGGTCGGCTTGCTGGATGGGGCTGGCTGCCGTGGAAGAAAGTGCCTAGcacgaagaaagaattgAAGGATAACACG ATTCACATCCGTCTAGCAGGTGTCGACGCACCCGAGCTCGCTCATTTTGGCCGCCCTGAACAACCCTTCGCGCGCGACGCCCACGTTTGGCTCACCCAATACCTCTCCAACCGGCGCGTGCGCGCCCTCGTCCACCGGCAAGACCAATACCACCGCGTCGTCGCGAGTGTATTTGTGCGGCGCGCGTTCGACTTGCCACCGTTCCGTCGGCGGGATGTCTCGTACGAGATGCTGAAGCGCGGGCTGGCGACCGTCTACGAAGCGAAGGTGGGCTCGGAGTTTGGCGGCGACGACATGGAGCAGCAGTATCGGCGTGCGGAATGGTGGGCCAAGGTCCGGGCCAAGGGGCTGTGGAAGGATTATCGCAAAATCGGGTCCGACTGGGAGAGTCCGCGGGATTACAAGACCCGCATGGGCATGGGGGATCCCTCCTCCGAATCTAACGGGAAATCAAAGTCATAA
- a CDS encoding uncharacterized protein (ID:PFLUO_007162-T1.cds;~source:funannotate) → MPPKLDPNEVKIIHLRVTGGEVGAQSALAPKIGPLGLSPKKIGEDIAKNTGDWKGLRVTVRLTIQNRQAAVSVVPSASSLVIKALKEPPRDRKKEKNIKHSKSIPLDDIIDIARTMRERSMAKELRGTVLEILGTAFSVGCQVDGRSPKDVGDDVKAGEIDIPSE, encoded by the exons ATGC CTCCCAAGCTCGACCCCAATGAGGTGAAGATCAT CCACCTGCGTGTGACTGGTGGTGAGGTCGGAGCCCAGTCCGCTCTGGCTCCCAAGATCGGTCCCCTGGGTCTGTCTCCCAAGAAGATTGGTGAAGACATTGCCAAGAACACTGGCGACTGG AAGGGCCTTCGTGTCACGGTCAGACTCACCATCCAGAACCGTCAGGCCGCCGTCTCGGTTGtgccctccgcctcttcccTGGTCATCAAGGCTCTTAAGGAGCCTCCCCGTgaccgcaagaaggagaagaacatcaagCACTCCAAGTCCATCCCTCTGGACGACATCATTGACATCGCCCGCACCATGCGCGAGCGCTCGATGGCCAAGGAGCTCCGCGGCACcgtcctcgagatcctggGTACTGCCTTCTCCGTCGGCTGCCAGGTCGACGGCCGCAGCCCCAAGGAtgtcggtgatgatgtcAAGGCCGGCGAGATTGACA TCCCTTCGGAGTAA
- a CDS encoding uncharacterized protein (ID:PFLUO_007163-T1.cds;~source:funannotate), whose amino-acid sequence MDYEAMKDQWSDVEDRDGIRLSWNTFPSSRMEASRLVVPIAAIYTPLKEKPDTPLLQYEPVTCKQPCRAVLNPYATVDVRARIWICPFCLMRNPLPPHYKDITENTIPPELHPSSTTIEYQLARPAPAPPIFVFVVDTCQEEDSLQAVKDSLVMSLSLLPPSALVGLITFGTTTQVHELGYTECAKSYVFRGNKDYAAKQVQEMLGLAQPLRPGVPQQQPVRPPLGPAARFLLPVQQAEFQITNVLEQLQRDPWPVANDKRPLRCTGVALSVAVGLLEASFQNAGGRIMAFTSGAATEGPGNVVSPELKEPIRSHHDIDRDNIKYYKKAVKFYDNLAKRAAHNGHVVDIFAGCLDQVGMLEMKNLSNYTGGHMLLTDSFTSSQFKQSFVRVFDKDDKDDLLMGFNASLEVLTTKELKVTGLIGHAISLNKKSSSVGETECGIGNTCAWKMCGIDPSSSYGIYFEIANQGGPAAVQPGPQKGMMQFLTYYQHSSGHYHLRVTTTARPLSGPAGDPTLAQSFDQEAAAVLMARIAVFKAEVDDGPDVLRWVDRMLIRLCSRFADYRKDDPTSFRLEKNFTLYPQFMFHLRRSQFLQVFNNSPDETAFYRHVLNHEDAGDSLVMIQPTLDSYSLEQEGSQPVLLDSASIQPTHILLLDTFFHILIFHGETIAEWRKAGYQDQEGYENLKALLEQPKEDARELIADRFPLPRFIVCDAGGSQARFLLSKLNPSTTHATGGYGGGVSSQTIFTDDVSLQTFMDHLMKLAVSGTS is encoded by the exons ATGGATTACGAGGCGATGAAAGATCAATGGAGCGATGTCGAGGACCGCGATGGCATCAGGCTCAGTTGGAACACCTTCCCGAGCTCTCGCATG GAAGCATCGCGCCTTGTCGTCCCCATTGCTGCCATCTATACACCACTGAAGGAGAAGCCCGATACGCCTTTGCTACAATACGAGCCCGTGACCTGTAAACAGCCCTGCCGAGCCGTGCTCAACCCATATGC CACGGTGGATGTTCGCGCGCGGATCTGGATCTGTCCTTTCTGTCTGATGCGCAACCCTCTTCCCCCGCACTACAAGGACATCACGGAGAACACGATACCCCCGGAACTTCACCCCTCCAGTACGACAATCGAGTACCAATTGGCACGCCCGGCCCCGGCTCCACCGATCTTTGTCTTTGTTGTCGATACCTGTCAGGAGGAGGACAGCCTCCAGGCCGTCAAGGATTCCCTGGTGATGAGCCTGTCCCTTCTGCCGCCTAGTGCGCTGGTGGGCCTGATCACCTTCGGCACAACG ACCCAAGTTCACGAGCTCGGCTACACCGAGTGTGCCAAGTCGTACGTGTTCCGAGGCAACAAGGACTATGCCGCCAAGCAGGTGCAGGAGATGCTCGGCCTTGCTCAGCCCCTGCGGCCCGGTGTCCCCCAGCAACAACCCGTTCGCCCTCCTCTTGGTCCGGCTGCACGCTTTCTTCTGCCGGTTCAGCAGGCCGAGTTCCAGATCACCAACGTCCTCGAACAGCTGCAGCGTGATCCCTGGCCCGTAGCAAACGACAAGCGGCCCCTGCGCTGCACGGGTGTCGCTCTGAGCGTTGCAGTTGGCTTGCTGGAGGCGTCTTTCCAGAATGCCGGAGGTCGCATCATGGCCTTCACCAGTGGAGCAGCCACCGAAGGGCCAGGCAACGTTGTTTCGCCCGAGCTGAAGGAACCTATCCGTTCGCACCACGACATCGATCGTGATAATATCAAGTACTACAAGAAGGCTGTCAAG TTCTACGACAATCTCGCCAAACGGGCTGCGCATAATGGCCACGTCGTCGACATCTTCGCTGGATGTCTGGACCAAGTTGGCATGCTGGAAATGAAGAACCTGTCCAACTACACTGGTGGCCACATGCTTCTGACGGATAGCTTCACATCATCGCAGTTCAAACAATCCTTTGTTCGCGTGTTTGACAAGGATGACAAGGATGATTTGCTGATGGGCTTCAATGCCTCTCTCGAAgtcctcaccaccaaggagctCAAGGTCACCGGGCTCATCGGTCATGCCATTTCGCTAAACAAGAAGTCGAGCTCGGTTGGCGAGACCGAGTGTGGTATTGGCAACACCTGTGCATGGAAAATGTGCGGTATCGACCCGTCGTCCAGCTACGGTATCTACTTTGAGATTGCCAACCAAGGTGGCCCTGCCGCTGTGCAGCCTGGTCCGCAAAAGGGCATGATGCAGTTCTTGACATACTACCAGCACTCGTCTGGGCATTACCACCTGCGTGTGACTACCACGGCACGACCCTTGAGCGGACCTGCAGGCGACCCGACCTTGGCCCAGTCTTTCGATCAAGAAGCGGCTGCCGTGCTCATGGCACGTATCGCTGTTTTCAAGGCTGAGGTGGACGATGGCCCCGATGTGCTTCGATGGGTGGACCGGATGTTGATCAGGCTCTGCTCGCGGTTTGCCGACTATCGGAAAGACGACCCTACCTCGTTCCGACTGGAGAAGAATTTCACCCTCTATCCTCAGTTCATGTTCCATCTCCGCCGCAGCCAGTTCCTGCAGGTGTTCAACAACTCGCCTGATGAGACCGCGTTCTACAGGCACGTCCTGAACCACGAGGATGCCGGCGACTCGCTCGTCATGATCCAACCCACTCTGGACTCGTACtcgctggagcaggagggcAGCCAGCCAGTGCTCTTGGATTCTGCCTCCATTCAACCCACGCacattcttctcctcgacactttcttccacatcctcatcttccacggCGAGACAATTGCCGAATGGCGAAAAGCCGGCTACCAGGACCAGGAGGGTTACGAGAATCTCAAGGCGCTTCTTGAGCAGCCCAAGGAGGATGCAAGG GAACTCATTGCCGATCGGTTCCCGCTGCCCCGGTTCATTGTCTGTGACGCGGGCGGCTCCCAGGCCCGTTTCCTGCTGTCCAAGTTGAACCCGTCAACCACCCACGCGACAGGCGGTTACGGTGGCGGTGTGTCCTCGCAGACCATCTTCACGGATGATGTCTCGCTGCAGACGTTTATGGATCACCTGATGAA gCTTGCCGTTTCCGGAACTAGTTAG
- a CDS encoding uncharacterized protein (ID:PFLUO_007165-T1.cds;~source:funannotate) — translation MSHPTTQKLKKAARIILVGAPGVGKGTQSERLLARFPQLASISSGDLLRENVRRKTPLGLQAEAAMQSGNLVPDSMILNLISSELKTKGWLPETSPSSPGLCPSASFILDGFPRTAAQASSLDALVPVNFVVHLLTPPSVILSRIASRWVHEPSGRVYNTDFHTPKVPGKDDVTGEPLTQREDDSIDTWKQRLRKFEYTSKALLDHYDRRGCLWRVEGNSSDEISPQLFAEVERRFC, via the exons ATGTCACACCCAACAACACAGAAGCTCAAGAAAGCTGCGCGCATCATTCTCGTCGGGGCTCCCGGGGTCGGAAAAGGCACCCAGAGCGAGCGCTTGCTTGCCCGGTTCCCCCAACTGGCTTCCATTAGCTCCGGAGATCTGTTGCGCGAGAATGTGCGACGGAAGACACCACTCG GTCTTCAAGCCGAGGCCGCCATGCAGTCTGGCAACCTCGTCCCGGACTCCATGATCCTCAACCTGATCTCCTCCGAATTGAAGACCAAGGGCTGGCTCCCAGAAACTTCACCCTCCTCTCCCGGACTATGCCCCTCCGCCTCATTCATCCTCGACGGCTTCCCGCGCACCGCAGCGCAAGCATCCAGCCTCGACGCCCTCGTGCCGGTCAACTTCGTCGTGCACCTCCTCACACCACCGTCCGTGATCCTCTCGCGCATCGCATCGCGCTGGGTGCATGAGCCCTCAGGTCGCGTGTATAATACAGATTTCCATACGCCCAAAGTCCCCGGGAAAGACGACGTCACGGGAGAGCCCTTGACGCAGCGCGAGGACGACTCCATTGATACGTGGAAGCAGCGGCTGCGCAAGTTTGAATATACGAGCAAGGCGCTGCTGGATCATTATGATCGGCGCGGGTGTCTCTGGCGCGTTGAGGGTAACTCCAGCGACGAGATCTCGCCCCAGTTGTTTGCCGAGGTTGAGCGGCGGTTCTGCTAG
- a CDS encoding uncharacterized protein (ID:PFLUO_007164-T1.cds;~source:funannotate) translates to MIRQDAHRIDPKRRAVIDHKKRQFAAPAYKQQDYPFRLNLYETPPTAEITLEQFEQWAIDRLKILAEIEACSYRNKTPAETAAQITPLLQKFLPLSSNTSSPNGAADQRLKNERQKDHYSHFILRLAFSATEDLRRRFARAETMLFRFRFQQDDSKERRAFIDGLSLDWEPVGEEEKNEVAESLAGATPGLRRVDEETWYKVDWEKVPELVERRSVFLKKGKAYVPGREQLSMIIAEFTARLERALDLTSRALPRLDEDDRLTPILNHLSKNFGSAESVYSESEGYVDGAPITAASIDQLSQHFPLCMRSLHTNLRKNNHLKHFGRLQYTLFLKGIGLSLEECILFWRQSFKGFTDDEFNSRYKYNIRHAYGDVGGDVNRRGRGYPPYSCQKILGDSNPGVGQSHGCPYRHYSVDNLVGLLQSTGVHDKEVLRGVREDVGKTRYHIACNRVFEWAHKNEIKKVKEDGTWSAADLDTIVHPNTYFKRSYLLKQLAQAPRDA, encoded by the exons ATGATCCGGCAAGACGCACATCGGATTGATCCCAAGCGCAGGGCTGTCATCGACCATAAAAAACGCCAGTTTGCCGCACCCGCCTACAAACAGCAAGACTACCCGTTCCGGCTGAACCTCTACGAGACGCCGCCAACCGCGGAGATCACCCTCGAGCAGTTTGAGCAATGGGCCATTGACAGACTGAAAA TCCTGGCCGAGATCGAAGCATGCTCCTATCGAAACAAGACTCCCGCCGAGACGGCCGCGCAGATCACGCCGCTGCTGCAGAaattcctccctctctcctccaacacGTCCTCCCCCAACGGGGCAGCGGACCAGCGTCTGAAGAATGAACGCCAAAAGGATCACTACTCCCACTTTATTCTccgcttggccttctcggccacgGAGGACCTGCGCCGGCGGTTTGCACGCGCGGAGACGATGCTGTTCCGGTTTCGCTTCCAGCAGGATGACTCCAAAGAGAGACGCGCGTTCATTGATGGCCTCAGTCTCGACTGGGAACCCGTTggtgaggaagagaagaatgaagTCGCGGAGAGTCTGGCGGGCGCTACGCCTGGGCTTCGTCGGGTGGATGAGGAAACTTGGTATAAAGTCGACTGGGAGAAGGTGCCGGAGCTGGTTGAGCGGCGGTCTGTCTttttgaagaagggcaaggcgTATGTTCCTGGTCGAGAACAATTGAGTATGATCATTGCCGAGTTCACGGCGCGCTTGGAGCGAGCACTCGAT CTTACGAGCCGAGCTCTGCCGCgtctggacgaggacgaccGCCTGACCCCCATCTTAAATCACCTGTCCAAAAACTTTGGCAGCGCCGAGTCTGTATACTCGGAAAGCGAAGGTTATGTGGACGGTGCACCCATAACGGCCGCCTCCATTGACCAGCTCTCGCAGCACTTCCCGCTGTGCATGCGCAGTTTACACACCAATCTGCGGAAGAACAACCATCTGAAGCACTTTGGACGACTGCAATACACGCTGTTTTTGAAGGGCATCGGTCTCTCCTTGGAGGAATGTATCCTCTTCTGGCGCCAGTCGTTCAAGGGGTTTACCGATGACGAATTCAACTCCCGTTACAAGTACAATATCCGCCACGCCTACGGGGATGTCGGGGGAGACGTCAATCGGCGCGGCCGGGGCTACCCGCCCTACTCATGCCAGAAGATCCTCGGCGATTCCAACCCGGGTGTTGGGCAGAGCCACGGGTGTCCGTATCGGCATTACTCTGTCGACAACCTCGTCGGACTGCTCCAGTCCACCGGCGTTCACGACAAAGAGGTGCTGCGGGGCGTGCGCGAGGATGTGGGCAAGACACGCTATCACATCGCTTGTAACCGAGTGTTCGAGTGGGCGCACAAGaacgagatcaagaaggtcaaggaaGATGGGACCTGGAGTGCGGCGGATCTGGATACCATTGTCCATCCCAACACCTATTTTAAACGCAGCTATCTTCTCAAGCAGCTGGCCCAGGCTCCGCGGGACGCGTGA